One segment of Salvelinus alpinus chromosome 1, SLU_Salpinus.1, whole genome shotgun sequence DNA contains the following:
- the LOC139532244 gene encoding flotillin-2a isoform X5, with protein sequence MTLQPKCEDVETAEGVAITVTGVAQVKVMVDNELLGYACEQFLGKSVIEIKSVILQTLEGHLRSILGTLTVEQIYQDRDRFAALVREVAAPDVGRMGIEILSFTIKDVYDKVEYLSSLGKSQTAAVQRDADIGVAEAERDAGIREADCKKEMMDVKFQADTKMADSKRGLEMQKAAFNQEVNTKKAEAQLAYELQAAKEQQKIRLEEIEIEVVQRKKQITIEEKEIDRTEKELIATVKRPAEAEAYKMQQLAEGQKMKKVLTAQAEAEKIRRIGEAEAGSIEAIGKAEAEKMRLKAEAYQHYGDAAKTALVLEALPKIAAKVAAPLARTNEIVILSGDGGRVTGEVNRLLAELPVSVNALTGVDLMKIPLLQKMINPQA encoded by the exons GTGAAGGTGATGGTAGACAATGAGCTGCTAGGCTATGCCTGTGAACAGTTCCTGGGGAAATCTGTGATCGAGATAAAGAGTGTCATTCTGCAGACCCTGGAGGGTCATCTACGCTCTATCCTCG GTACTCTGACGGTAGAGCagatctaccaggacagagacaggTTTGCTGCTCTTGTGCGGGAGGTGGCAGCGCCTGATGTGGGCCGCATGGGCATCGAGATACTCAGCTTCACCATCAAG GATGTGTATGATAAAGTGGAGTACCTGAGTTCCCTGGGGAAGAGTCAGACGGCCGCTGTACAGAGAGATGCCGATATTGGAGTGGCCGAGGCAGAGAGAGACGCGGGAATCAGG GAAGCAGATTGTAAGAAAGAGATGATGGACGTCAAGtttcaagcagacaccaagatggCCGATTCGAAACGAGGGCTGGAGATGCAGAAGGCTGCTTTCAATCAAGAAGTCAACACGAAG AAAGCAGAAGCCCAGCTGGCCTACGAGCTGCAGGCTGCCAAGGAGCAGCAGAAGATCCGTTTGGAGGAGATAGAGATTGAGGTGGTTCAGAGGAAGAAGCAGATCACCATCGAGGAGAAGGAGATTGACCGCACAGAAAAGGAGCTCATCGCCACGGTCAAGAGGCCGGCCGAGGCTGAGGCCTACAAGATGCAGCAGCTGGCCGAGGGACAGAA GATGAAGAAGGTGCTGACGGCCCAGGCAGAGGCAGAGAAGATCCGTCGTATCGGTGAGGCAGAGGCCGGTTCCATAGAGGCTATAGGGAAGGCTGAGGCTGAGAAGATGAGGCTGAAGGCTGAGGCCTACCAGCATTATGGAGATGCTGCAAAGACTGCTCTGGTCTTAGAGGCCCTGCCTAAG ATTGCTGCCAAGGTGGCGGCACCCCTGGCCCGGACCAATGAGATCGTCATCCTGAGCGGGGACGGTGGCCGTGTGACCGGCGAGGTGAACCGCCTATTGGCTGAGCTCCCTGTGTCTGTCAACGCACTCACAGGGGTGGACCTGAtgaag ATCCCTTTGCTTCAGAAGATGATCAACCCTCAAGCATAA